A region of Reichenbachiella carrageenanivorans DNA encodes the following proteins:
- the ppdK gene encoding pyruvate, phosphate dikinase, whose amino-acid sequence MTNYVYSFIEGDIKIKALLGGKGANLAEMMKIGLPVPSGFTITTEACNQYFHDGNTVNSEIKAQIEKAVIQLENQTEKQFGGDPCLLVSVRSGSVFSMPGMMDTILNLGLNDENIMSLAKSTNSKRFALDCYRRFIQMYSNVVLDLPMYQFESILEEVKEKNNIDNDQELTEDHLIELIKEYKNVVQQGTGKEFEQSPKKQLYAAIEAVFKSWNNERAKIYRQINNIPSSVGTAINIQMMVFGNMGDASGTGVVFTRNPSTGEDRLFGEFLMNAQGEDVVAGIRTPNPIDELASVNQSVYDELCKASRLLEDHYRDMQDIEFTIENGKFYLLQTRNGKRSASAATKIAVDFVNKGIISKEDVLKNFDLAQVDQLLHPEFHPEKLASAKELTVGLPASPGAATGQICFDTQAAEEACEKGEKVILVRIETSPEDIKGMLSSNGVLTARGGMTSHAAVVARGMGKCCVSGCIDLQIDEEKRLLKIGEHELCEGDYLSIDGTTGKVYLGQVETSSANLSDEFATIMAWADEVSDVHVLANADTPQDAKKAIAFGAKGIGLCRTEHMFFAGDRITDMREMILSQNEEGRKIALNKLYPYQKEDFKLIFKTLKQQPVNIRLLDPPLHEFIPKEKGEIMKLAKDLNVTYDRIEKITEQLTEVNPMMGMRGCRLGLIYPEIYEMQARAIIDAALEVTREEGFVPSPEIMIPLVGNEIELSKLRSMVEVIKLALDVDDELGEVKIGTMIEVPRACLVADKIAEHADYFSFGTNDLTQMTLGYSRDDSGTFIAKYKMQKILDEDPFQKIDQAGVGELMKIAITKAKTKKTALKIGVCGEQAGDSESLTFFNSLGIDYVSCSPYRIPKARLAAAQAAISYAVVEEDQTEHN is encoded by the coding sequence ATGACAAATTACGTTTACTCATTTATCGAAGGGGATATAAAGATAAAAGCACTTTTGGGAGGCAAAGGGGCTAATTTGGCAGAAATGATGAAAATTGGTTTGCCCGTCCCTTCTGGTTTTACCATTACTACGGAAGCTTGTAATCAGTATTTTCATGATGGCAATACTGTTAATTCTGAAATCAAAGCACAAATAGAAAAGGCTGTGATTCAATTAGAAAATCAGACGGAAAAACAGTTTGGGGGAGATCCATGCCTACTGGTTTCTGTTCGGTCTGGTTCTGTATTTTCTATGCCAGGGATGATGGACACCATACTCAATCTCGGACTCAATGACGAGAATATAATGAGCTTGGCGAAAAGTACAAATTCTAAGCGTTTTGCACTGGATTGTTATAGGAGGTTTATTCAGATGTATAGCAATGTTGTCTTAGACCTACCGATGTATCAATTCGAGTCTATTTTGGAGGAGGTCAAGGAGAAAAACAACATAGATAACGATCAAGAGCTGACAGAAGATCATTTGATTGAGCTTATAAAGGAGTATAAAAATGTAGTGCAGCAAGGAACAGGTAAAGAGTTTGAGCAATCTCCCAAAAAACAACTGTATGCGGCGATCGAAGCTGTATTCAAATCTTGGAATAATGAGCGTGCTAAAATATACCGCCAGATCAATAATATACCCAGTAGTGTAGGCACCGCTATAAACATACAAATGATGGTGTTTGGCAATATGGGAGATGCCTCAGGAACGGGCGTTGTCTTCACTAGAAATCCATCTACAGGAGAAGATAGGCTCTTTGGTGAATTTCTAATGAATGCCCAAGGCGAAGATGTGGTGGCAGGCATTCGAACCCCCAACCCTATAGATGAACTGGCGAGTGTCAATCAGTCGGTATACGATGAATTGTGCAAGGCTTCTAGGCTACTCGAAGATCACTATAGAGATATGCAAGACATAGAATTTACTATCGAAAACGGGAAATTTTATTTGTTACAAACTCGTAATGGAAAGCGGTCGGCCTCAGCGGCAACGAAGATTGCTGTTGATTTTGTGAACAAAGGCATTATAAGCAAAGAGGATGTGTTGAAAAACTTTGACTTAGCTCAAGTAGATCAGTTGCTTCATCCAGAGTTTCACCCAGAGAAATTAGCTTCAGCGAAAGAACTGACCGTGGGTTTGCCAGCTAGCCCAGGGGCGGCTACTGGTCAAATTTGTTTTGATACACAAGCAGCTGAAGAAGCTTGTGAAAAAGGAGAGAAAGTTATCCTAGTGAGAATAGAAACCTCTCCAGAAGATATCAAAGGGATGCTCTCGTCCAATGGTGTATTGACTGCCCGCGGAGGCATGACCAGTCACGCTGCGGTGGTCGCGCGTGGCATGGGCAAGTGCTGTGTGTCGGGTTGTATCGATTTGCAGATAGATGAAGAAAAGCGACTCTTGAAAATAGGGGAACATGAATTGTGTGAAGGAGATTATCTTTCTATAGACGGGACGACGGGCAAGGTGTACCTAGGCCAAGTAGAAACTTCTTCGGCTAATCTGAGTGATGAATTTGCGACGATCATGGCATGGGCAGATGAGGTGAGTGATGTCCATGTATTGGCCAATGCAGACACACCACAGGATGCGAAAAAGGCCATAGCATTTGGAGCAAAAGGTATCGGGTTGTGCCGAACAGAGCATATGTTTTTTGCCGGCGATAGAATCACCGATATGAGAGAAATGATTCTATCTCAAAATGAAGAAGGACGAAAGATCGCGTTGAATAAGCTGTACCCTTATCAAAAGGAGGATTTTAAACTCATTTTCAAGACGCTCAAGCAGCAGCCTGTCAATATTAGATTGCTCGATCCTCCATTACATGAATTTATTCCTAAAGAGAAAGGCGAAATAATGAAATTGGCGAAGGATCTCAATGTCACTTACGATCGGATCGAAAAGATCACCGAACAGTTGACCGAGGTGAATCCAATGATGGGAATGAGGGGATGTAGGTTGGGGTTGATTTATCCAGAAATTTATGAAATGCAAGCGAGAGCTATTATTGATGCGGCACTTGAGGTGACGAGAGAAGAGGGTTTTGTTCCTAGTCCCGAAATCATGATACCGCTAGTCGGGAATGAAATAGAATTGTCGAAACTAAGAAGCATGGTAGAAGTTATCAAGCTAGCCTTGGATGTAGACGATGAACTTGGAGAAGTGAAAATAGGTACGATGATAGAAGTGCCACGGGCTTGTTTGGTGGCCGATAAAATTGCCGAGCATGCCGATTATTTTTCATTTGGCACGAATGACCTAACGCAGATGACCTTGGGTTATAGTCGCGATGATTCTGGAACATTTATTGCAAAATACAAAATGCAAAAAATATTGGACGAAGATCCATTTCAGAAGATAGATCAAGCTGGGGTGGGTGAACTTATGAAAATAGCCATCACTAAGGCCAAGACAAAAAAAACAGCGTTGAAAATTGGTGTTTGTGGTGAGCAGGCAGGTGATAGTGAATCACTCACATTTTTCAATAGCCTTGGAATAGATTATGTTTCTTGCTCTCCTTATAGAATTCCAAAAGCACGATTGGCAGCAGCTCAGGCAGCTATCAGTTATGCAGTAGTTGAAGAAGACCAGACGGAGCACAACTAA
- a CDS encoding glycosyl hydrolase family 95 catalytic domain-containing protein has product MMNNTKYLFILFVFCSFCKEPISSVRLEVDYEAFLSQHDMRWDVIPHRWEVAPYTGNGNVGFLFYRMESEGKNTMSIYLGRHDYYDHREAPKENQMLWIYRSRLPLGHFKLESKGNITGVDLRLSLWDAQLTGVIETLEGSYQIKGYSHSDIDVISFETIASGGELVKITWHPDAPIPPVWKSLQAGGGPKSPNWDKMRNDPMPMPPPATITEENGQRFCLQMLYKNRGETTTGWEVSGEEAGTQRLLASVHHSFPAHNSKQVVKQNLQKAKALLDNGTFEAAHTQWWHEYYPLSFLTINDAEKEAFYWIQMYKFASATRGNGPIMDLMGPWYHDTFWPMVWGDLNVELQYWTYLTANRLSVGESLVNSIDKYAKNLEDNVPDRWGNSAAVAALLPQDFIAYNGGKVPDMLVWILHDYWLHCQYAGDRERMRDKLFPLLKKAVNSYLNYLEENPVDETDGKIHVKNSWSPEYPNGHGQDINFTLALMRWSCQTLLDLNDEFDLNDPLAGEWKNIMTHLVGFQLDEHGLRIGKDIAFEKRHRHYSHLLAFYPLAVLTAEEDSLLVRTTLDHWLDITVNTHARLETMPVTGYTATGAASMYAALGDADKAYYYLDFLIKHENVSTTTMYAEGNPVIESPLSFATCVHDMLLQSMGGVIKVFPGTPARWGDATFHQLRTQGAFLVSARRKNGSTQFVAVESLEGSPCVVKTDLESPNIYIDGIRVMDSDKVLIDDSGAFSVDLKIGETVVFSSTTLRDADLTIRAIPLDDHDKNLFGFSEKTARLPGHQFYKKSPKE; this is encoded by the coding sequence ATGATGAACAATACTAAATACTTATTCATATTATTTGTCTTTTGCTCTTTTTGTAAAGAACCAATTTCATCGGTGAGATTGGAGGTGGATTATGAAGCATTTTTATCTCAGCACGATATGCGTTGGGATGTGATTCCACATCGATGGGAAGTGGCTCCTTATACTGGAAATGGAAATGTGGGATTTCTCTTCTATAGGATGGAGAGTGAAGGAAAAAACACCATGTCCATCTATCTGGGGAGGCACGATTATTACGATCACCGAGAGGCACCTAAGGAAAATCAAATGCTTTGGATCTATCGGAGTCGTTTGCCCTTGGGGCATTTCAAACTAGAGTCGAAAGGCAATATTACGGGTGTAGATTTACGCTTGAGTTTATGGGATGCACAATTGACGGGAGTAATCGAAACCTTAGAAGGATCTTATCAGATCAAGGGTTATTCGCATAGTGATATCGATGTCATCTCATTCGAAACAATAGCCAGTGGAGGGGAATTGGTGAAAATCACGTGGCATCCAGATGCCCCCATTCCTCCAGTGTGGAAAAGTTTGCAAGCTGGAGGTGGCCCTAAAAGCCCTAACTGGGATAAGATGCGCAACGATCCTATGCCAATGCCTCCTCCTGCTACCATCACTGAAGAGAATGGTCAGCGTTTTTGCCTACAGATGCTCTATAAAAACAGAGGAGAAACGACCACTGGTTGGGAGGTGAGTGGAGAGGAAGCTGGGACTCAACGCTTGTTGGCTAGTGTTCACCATAGTTTTCCAGCGCACAATAGTAAGCAAGTTGTAAAACAGAATTTACAAAAGGCAAAGGCACTACTTGATAACGGCACCTTTGAGGCGGCACATACACAATGGTGGCATGAGTATTATCCACTCAGCTTTTTAACGATTAACGACGCAGAGAAAGAAGCATTTTATTGGATTCAGATGTACAAATTTGCATCTGCCACCAGAGGCAACGGTCCTATAATGGATCTGATGGGACCTTGGTATCACGATACCTTTTGGCCGATGGTGTGGGGTGATTTGAATGTGGAATTGCAATATTGGACATACCTGACGGCCAACCGATTATCGGTTGGCGAATCGCTGGTCAACTCAATAGATAAGTATGCAAAAAACCTAGAAGACAACGTGCCTGACCGCTGGGGAAATAGTGCAGCTGTAGCGGCACTCCTTCCGCAGGATTTCATAGCCTATAATGGAGGGAAAGTCCCAGACATGCTGGTATGGATTTTACATGATTATTGGTTGCATTGTCAATATGCTGGAGATCGCGAGCGCATGAGAGACAAGTTGTTTCCGCTGTTGAAAAAAGCAGTAAATAGTTATCTCAATTATTTAGAAGAAAACCCTGTAGACGAGACTGATGGTAAAATTCATGTCAAAAACAGCTGGTCGCCAGAATATCCAAATGGCCATGGTCAGGATATCAATTTTACGCTTGCCCTCATGAGGTGGAGCTGTCAAACGCTGCTTGATCTCAATGACGAGTTTGATCTAAACGATCCACTCGCAGGAGAATGGAAAAACATCATGACTCACCTAGTTGGGTTTCAGTTAGATGAACATGGATTGAGGATAGGGAAAGACATTGCGTTTGAAAAACGGCATCGCCATTATTCACACTTGTTGGCGTTTTACCCATTGGCAGTGCTTACAGCAGAAGAGGACAGCCTCTTGGTTCGAACTACGCTCGATCATTGGCTAGATATAACGGTCAATACCCATGCAAGATTAGAAACGATGCCAGTCACGGGATATACGGCCACAGGAGCCGCCTCTATGTATGCAGCACTCGGAGATGCAGACAAGGCTTATTATTATCTCGACTTCTTAATTAAGCATGAGAATGTATCGACCACTACCATGTATGCAGAAGGAAATCCAGTAATCGAAAGTCCTTTGTCTTTTGCTACTTGTGTTCATGATATGTTGCTTCAAAGCATGGGAGGTGTTATTAAGGTTTTTCCAGGTACACCAGCGCGATGGGGAGATGCGACCTTTCATCAACTGAGAACTCAAGGAGCTTTCTTGGTAAGTGCAAGAAGAAAAAATGGAAGCACACAGTTCGTAGCTGTAGAAAGCCTTGAGGGCTCACCTTGTGTCGTAAAAACGGATCTAGAGTCACCCAATATTTACATAGATGGAATACGTGTGATGGATTCGGACAAGGTGCTGATCGATGATTCAGGAGCTTTTAGTGTCGACCTGAAAATTGGTGAAACCGTTGTATTTTCATCCACCACACTTAGGGATGCCGATTTGACCATTCGAGCAATTCCACTTGACGATCATGACAAAAATTTATTTGGATTCAGCGAGAAAACGGCAAGGTTGCCAGGACATCAGTTTTATAAAAAATCGCCAAAGGAATAA
- a CDS encoding FGGY family carbohydrate kinase translates to MYLLGYDIGSSSIKTALVDARSNKTVAVVQYPESSMDIIARQSGWAEQQPELWWQNVCMATQKLLAKCSVDPREIKGIGISYQMHGLVLIDKNKQVLRPSIIWCDSRAVPIGQQAFKALGEQHCLENYLNSPGNFTASKLKWIKDNEPEVYDKIYKMMLPGDYIAMRLTGEINTTIGGLSEAILWNYKKKKVAIEVLNYYGLSEELLPEIVGNFDIQGEVQESAASQAGLVAGIPVAYRAGDQPNNALSLNVLNPGEIAATSGTSGVVYGIVDRPLYDTKSRVNSFTHVNYENNYDRIGVLLCLNGAGIQYGWMKNQIALGGRQYEDMERMAGTVPVGSDGLCILPFGNGAERVLMDKNVNAHILNLEFNRHTRAHLYRSALEGVAFSFVHGVNLLKEMGLAVDIMRVSNDNMFQSEVFAMTMATLLDCHIEVVDTTGAVGAAQASGVGVGIYANIEEALYNIETRMIHEPRLNQAMCHQAYHYWASCLDKTLYEMPSKSNRPEELRAKNDELKKHLEDKNKELASVAMQMHNKDEFLKEIQQTLADALGDLNSAQSKITMQKLVDKIAGQSTGNKDWDRFEDQFNLLHSDFFKKLKSDFPNLTVAEAKLCMLLKMKLTTKDIASQLNLSVRGVETRRYRLRKKLSAEKEFDLDKFLDRL, encoded by the coding sequence ATGTATTTATTAGGATATGACATAGGGAGTTCTTCGATTAAGACCGCATTGGTAGACGCGCGATCCAACAAGACAGTGGCGGTGGTGCAATACCCAGAATCGTCCATGGATATCATCGCTCGCCAGAGCGGATGGGCGGAGCAGCAGCCAGAACTGTGGTGGCAAAATGTATGTATGGCCACTCAAAAACTCCTAGCCAAATGCAGCGTCGATCCAAGAGAGATCAAAGGCATCGGTATCAGTTATCAGATGCATGGTTTGGTACTCATTGATAAAAACAAACAAGTATTGAGGCCATCAATCATTTGGTGTGACAGCCGAGCGGTGCCTATAGGTCAGCAGGCTTTCAAAGCACTTGGCGAACAGCATTGCTTGGAAAATTACCTTAATTCTCCAGGCAACTTCACCGCATCCAAACTCAAATGGATCAAAGACAACGAACCAGAGGTTTATGATAAGATTTATAAAATGATGTTGCCTGGTGATTATATCGCCATGCGGCTGACAGGAGAAATCAATACAACTATTGGTGGATTGTCTGAGGCCATACTTTGGAATTATAAGAAAAAAAAGGTGGCCATAGAAGTATTAAATTATTATGGTTTGTCCGAAGAATTGCTCCCTGAGATTGTGGGCAATTTCGACATACAGGGAGAAGTTCAAGAAAGCGCTGCTAGTCAGGCTGGTTTGGTTGCAGGTATTCCTGTGGCGTACCGAGCAGGCGATCAGCCCAACAATGCACTTTCGCTCAATGTGCTCAATCCTGGAGAGATAGCAGCTACCAGTGGCACGTCGGGTGTAGTCTATGGAATCGTAGATCGACCGCTGTATGACACAAAATCAAGAGTAAATTCTTTCACGCATGTAAATTATGAAAATAATTATGACCGGATAGGAGTATTGCTCTGCCTCAATGGTGCAGGGATTCAGTACGGATGGATGAAGAATCAGATTGCTCTTGGAGGAAGACAATATGAGGACATGGAGCGTATGGCAGGGACAGTACCTGTGGGCTCAGATGGTCTCTGTATTTTGCCTTTCGGCAATGGCGCAGAGCGTGTGCTCATGGACAAAAACGTGAATGCCCATATTCTCAATTTGGAATTTAACCGACACACACGAGCCCACTTGTATAGGTCGGCATTAGAAGGAGTCGCTTTTTCATTTGTGCATGGGGTAAACCTGCTCAAAGAAATGGGATTGGCTGTAGATATTATGCGTGTGAGCAACGATAACATGTTTCAGTCTGAAGTATTTGCCATGACTATGGCCACTTTATTGGACTGTCATATTGAGGTTGTAGATACTACAGGTGCCGTAGGAGCTGCTCAAGCTTCTGGAGTTGGGGTAGGCATATATGCCAATATCGAAGAAGCGTTGTACAACATCGAAACGCGTATGATACACGAGCCACGACTCAATCAGGCCATGTGCCACCAAGCGTATCACTATTGGGCGTCTTGTTTGGATAAGACACTTTATGAAATGCCGTCGAAAAGCAACAGGCCAGAAGAACTTCGAGCCAAAAACGACGAGCTCAAAAAACACCTGGAGGACAAAAACAAAGAACTCGCCAGTGTAGCTATGCAGATGCACAACAAGGATGAGTTTTTAAAGGAAATCCAACAAACACTAGCAGACGCTCTTGGGGATTTGAATAGTGCTCAATCCAAGATAACCATGCAGAAACTGGTTGATAAAATAGCGGGACAATCTACAGGTAATAAAGACTGGGACAGGTTCGAAGATCAATTCAATTTGTTGCATTCTGATTTTTTCAAAAAACTGAAATCAGATTTCCCCAATCTGACAGTAGCAGAGGCCAAGCTATGTATGCTATTAAAAATGAAATTAACAACTAAAGATATAGCCAGCCAGCTCAACCTATCTGTGCGAGGAGTGGAAACTAGACGCTATAGACTACGCAAAAAGCTGAGTGCAGAAAAAGAATTCGACCTAGATAAATTTCTAGATCGGCTTTAA
- a CDS encoding L-fuconate dehydratase → MIKIIDIEVIDLRFPTSKSLDGSDAMNPDPDYSAAYVILKTDHVDGLEGHGLTFTIGRGNELCVAAIEALSYLVKGKTLASFTSDMGAFWKMITGDSQLRWVGPEKGVIHLATGAIVNAVWDLYAKVEGKPLWQLIADMSPEALVKCVDFTYITDAITPEEALAILKAKESTKAERIEKLKSTGYPAYTTSAGWLGYSDDKMRRLCREAKAQGFSNMKIKVGSDLNDDMRRAAIIREEIGPDLRLMMDANQKWDVGEAIANMEKLAQFNPYWIEEPTSPDDVLGHATIAKAVAPIKVATGEHCQNRVVFKQLMQAGAIGICQIDSCRVGGVNEILAILLMAAKFDIPVCPHAGGVGLCEYVQHLSMIDYIVISGSLEERIIEYVDHLHEHFLDPVVIKNGAYMPPMLPGYSITMKKETFYDYTYPYGKMWMTESAVG, encoded by the coding sequence GTGATAAAAATAATTGACATTGAAGTAATAGACCTACGTTTTCCTACTAGCAAATCTCTCGATGGATCAGATGCCATGAATCCTGATCCAGATTACTCTGCAGCTTATGTCATATTAAAAACAGATCATGTTGATGGGCTAGAAGGACATGGACTGACCTTTACTATCGGCCGTGGCAACGAATTGTGCGTGGCTGCCATAGAGGCACTGTCTTATCTGGTGAAAGGAAAGACCTTGGCGTCATTTACTAGCGATATGGGTGCCTTCTGGAAAATGATCACAGGCGATAGCCAGCTAAGGTGGGTAGGCCCAGAAAAGGGAGTCATTCACCTCGCCACAGGAGCCATTGTGAATGCTGTTTGGGACCTCTATGCCAAAGTAGAAGGCAAGCCACTGTGGCAGCTTATTGCTGATATGAGTCCTGAAGCGCTCGTCAAATGCGTGGACTTTACGTACATCACGGATGCGATTACACCAGAAGAGGCATTAGCTATACTGAAAGCCAAGGAGTCGACCAAGGCAGAAAGAATCGAAAAGTTAAAAAGCACAGGTTATCCAGCCTATACCACCTCGGCTGGTTGGTTAGGCTACTCAGATGATAAAATGAGACGTCTTTGTCGTGAAGCCAAAGCCCAAGGGTTTTCCAACATGAAGATAAAGGTAGGATCAGACCTCAATGACGACATGAGGAGAGCTGCTATTATCAGAGAAGAAATAGGTCCAGACCTGAGACTGATGATGGATGCTAATCAAAAATGGGATGTGGGTGAAGCCATTGCTAATATGGAAAAGCTGGCGCAATTCAACCCTTACTGGATAGAAGAGCCTACGAGCCCAGATGATGTTTTAGGCCATGCTACGATAGCCAAAGCCGTAGCTCCTATCAAAGTAGCAACTGGCGAACACTGTCAAAATAGAGTAGTCTTTAAACAATTGATGCAAGCGGGAGCCATAGGGATTTGTCAGATCGATAGTTGTCGAGTAGGCGGAGTCAATGAGATACTTGCTATTTTGTTGATGGCTGCCAAGTTCGACATTCCAGTATGCCCTCATGCAGGTGGTGTAGGTTTATGCGAGTATGTACAACATCTATCCATGATTGATTATATAGTCATTAGTGGTTCTTTAGAAGAGCGAATCATTGAATATGTCGATCATTTGCACGAGCATTTTCTTGACCCTGTGGTGATCAAAAACGGAGCATATATGCCTCCCATGTTGCCAGGGTATAGTATCACGATGAAAAAGGAAACCTTTTATGATTATACTTATCCGTATGGTAAAATGTGGATGACAGAGTCTGCTGTTGGGTAA
- a CDS encoding arylsulfatase — protein MKYFLNSYLAMFVFASACADKPASAVDDKPNVIIVITDDQGYGDLGHTGNSIIQTPAIDKFASESVSLTNYHVGTTCAPTRAGFMTGRNCNRNGVWHTIMGASMLNKGEVTMADVFKENGYATGMFGKWHLGDNHPFRPHDRGFEEAFYHGGGGVGQTPDYWNNDYFDDTYFRNGVPEKQIGYCTDVWFDEAMKFIENKKEEPFFCYLSLNAPHGPYNVPKAYYEQYKDETAITEMQKRFYGMITNIDDNFARLTKQLNDLGIADNTILIFTTDNGTARGYKQDKKTGKYYGYNAGMRGTKSSEYDGGHRVPFIIKWPNGGLTGGKKLTALTAHVDLLPTLTTLTGQEFNSLKTLDGTDISDYLLGKSDLSDRYLVTDTQRVPWPVKGKNSCVMEGDWRLINGVELYNVSEDPGQENNLADQFSDRVLAMNAFYETWWEDVIKETKFSVIELGQDSLDVITCHDARAIDKYPPWNQSLIRKGAPMEPAKFTVNFVADGKYQFDLMRWPEESGLALGTAVYDTVPATAYTDKRIAGEAMRFQKAYLKIGDAQYETTLNNDSQSATMTADVALGETELLAYFDMEDGTSCNAFYVYVRKMDE, from the coding sequence ATGAAATACTTTTTAAATTCATATCTGGCCATGTTCGTTTTTGCTTCAGCATGCGCAGATAAGCCAGCGTCTGCCGTAGACGACAAACCCAATGTGATCATTGTGATCACCGACGATCAGGGGTATGGAGACTTAGGACATACTGGCAATTCTATTATCCAAACACCAGCCATAGACAAGTTTGCTTCGGAGTCGGTTAGTCTCACCAATTATCATGTAGGCACGACATGTGCACCTACTCGTGCTGGTTTTATGACTGGGCGAAATTGCAACCGAAATGGGGTATGGCATACCATCATGGGGGCATCTATGCTCAACAAAGGGGAAGTAACGATGGCAGATGTATTTAAAGAAAATGGATACGCTACTGGCATGTTTGGCAAATGGCATTTGGGAGACAATCATCCTTTTCGACCGCACGATCGGGGATTTGAAGAGGCCTTTTATCACGGAGGTGGAGGAGTAGGTCAGACGCCAGACTATTGGAACAACGACTATTTTGATGATACGTACTTCAGAAACGGCGTGCCCGAAAAGCAGATTGGCTATTGTACCGATGTATGGTTTGATGAAGCGATGAAATTCATTGAAAACAAAAAGGAAGAGCCATTTTTCTGCTACCTCAGTTTGAATGCACCACATGGGCCATACAATGTGCCGAAGGCTTATTACGAGCAATACAAAGACGAGACGGCAATCACGGAGATGCAAAAGCGATTTTATGGTATGATCACTAACATAGACGACAACTTCGCAAGGTTGACGAAACAACTGAATGATCTGGGTATTGCTGACAATACGATCTTGATTTTCACTACGGACAATGGAACCGCCAGAGGATACAAGCAAGACAAAAAAACTGGAAAGTACTACGGCTACAATGCAGGAATGCGTGGAACAAAAAGCAGTGAATACGATGGAGGTCATCGTGTGCCATTTATTATCAAATGGCCCAATGGAGGGCTCACAGGTGGAAAAAAGCTTACAGCACTCACTGCTCATGTAGATTTGTTGCCCACGCTTACCACACTTACAGGCCAGGAATTCAATTCGTTGAAAACCCTAGATGGAACAGATATCAGTGATTATCTATTGGGTAAAAGTGACCTCTCAGATCGGTATTTGGTGACAGATACCCAGCGTGTACCTTGGCCAGTCAAAGGCAAAAATAGTTGTGTAATGGAAGGGGATTGGAGATTGATCAATGGGGTAGAGCTCTACAATGTATCCGAAGACCCTGGGCAAGAAAACAATTTGGCAGATCAGTTTTCGGATCGAGTACTGGCGATGAATGCTTTTTATGAAACTTGGTGGGAAGATGTGATCAAGGAAACCAAGTTTTCGGTGATCGAGCTAGGACAGGATTCATTAGATGTGATTACCTGTCATGATGCTCGGGCGATCGACAAATATCCTCCGTGGAATCAGTCGCTGATTAGAAAAGGGGCTCCGATGGAACCAGCCAAGTTTACGGTGAATTTTGTCGCAGATGGTAAGTATCAGTTTGATCTGATGAGATGGCCTGAAGAAAGTGGGTTGGCACTAGGCACAGCCGTCTATGATACCGTGCCAGCCACTGCTTATACAGACAAAAGAATTGCTGGTGAGGCGATGAGGTTTCAGAAAGCATATCTCAAAATTGGGGATGCTCAATACGAAACTACACTAAACAATGACAGCCAATCTGCGACAATGACAGCTGATGTAGCACTTGGCGAGACCGAGTTGTTAGCCTATTTTGATATGGAGGATGGCACGTCGTGCAACGCATTTTATGTCTACGTTAGAAAAATGGATGAATAG
- a CDS encoding pyruvate, water dikinase regulatory protein produces MQTTRLNIFITPGSMSFLALESFARSAAWQFPDCECEVIKVPNVKSPKEAVEVVEQAKLNEPAVVVFCTPLEEVRDAFVMAGLRLRIQCLNALSPYVEAFGQALSASPVYQPTHSMELDQNYFRKIHAIEFAINNDDGKSQSSLEKADIVLIGVSRTSKTPLSIYLAYLNFLVVNIPLVSMSSIPKHLFQVPIKKIIGLTIDPSRLNQVRAERNNTMGVASDTQYSDLNNIIHELELADKVMKKIGCPVIDVTNKAVEETAEIILKHIKHTNSK; encoded by the coding sequence ATGCAAACGACTCGGTTGAATATCTTCATTACTCCTGGCTCCATGAGTTTTTTGGCTTTGGAATCATTCGCTCGATCAGCGGCATGGCAATTTCCAGATTGCGAATGTGAAGTAATAAAAGTACCGAATGTCAAAAGTCCTAAAGAAGCGGTAGAAGTAGTGGAGCAGGCCAAGTTGAACGAACCCGCCGTAGTGGTGTTTTGTACACCACTGGAGGAAGTAAGAGATGCCTTTGTGATGGCAGGCTTACGATTGAGAATCCAGTGTCTCAATGCCCTGTCGCCTTATGTTGAGGCTTTTGGCCAAGCCTTGAGTGCGTCGCCAGTTTATCAGCCTACTCATTCGATGGAGCTGGATCAAAACTACTTTCGAAAAATACATGCTATCGAATTTGCGATCAACAATGATGATGGTAAAAGTCAGTCTTCGTTAGAAAAGGCGGATATTGTATTGATTGGTGTTTCAAGAACCTCAAAAACACCATTGAGTATATACCTCGCTTACCTCAATTTTTTGGTGGTCAATATTCCGCTGGTTTCTATGTCTAGTATACCTAAGCACCTGTTTCAAGTGCCAATAAAAAAAATCATTGGGTTGACCATAGATCCTAGTCGCCTGAATCAAGTGAGAGCCGAAAGAAATAATACGATGGGCGTAGCCAGTGATACGCAATATTCTGATCTCAACAATATCATTCATGAACTAGAACTGGCGGACAAGGTGATGAAAAAAATTGGATGTCCGGTAATTGATGTCACAAACAAGGCTGTAGAAGAAACCGCCGAAATAATACTGAAACACATAAAACACACTAATAGTAAGTAG